In one Coccinella septempunctata chromosome 6, icCocSept1.1, whole genome shotgun sequence genomic region, the following are encoded:
- the LOC123315212 gene encoding receptor expression-enhancing protein 1-like isoform X3, producing the protein MISSIISRLVILLFGTLYPAYASYKAVKTKNVKEYVKWMMYWIVFALFTSAETFTDVFLSWFPFYYEIKIVTVIWLLSPATKGSSILYRKFVHPMLSSREQEIDEYISKAKEQSYKQVLDIGQKGVTVLMQTAIKSGGGLVNQLRKSYSLSDLNDETDHSQEETDVVPARLIRRRSPHRSSMYFSEIDVRSQQVAHVQSIDDLSSGYSSGEALSMAQSVKIQGRPGISSTGGSLARSKSSRVTRSTTISKKASDGEVSDDDSEVYDTNVVFPNGQINKTKKIQNESSRGYKCHTTKG; encoded by the exons ATGATATCGTCAATAATCTCCAGATTAGTCAT ATTATTATTTGGCACTTTATACCCTGCATACGCTTCCTATAAGGCTGTTAAAACGAAGAACGTAAAAGAATAT GTGAAATGGATGATGTATTGGATAGTGTTCGCACTATTCACCAGCGCAGAAACTTTCACAGACGTCTTTCTCAGCTG gtTCCCTTTTTACTACGAGATCAAAATTGTTACTGTTATATGGCTTTTATCGCCGGCCACCAAAGGATCTAGTATTTTGTATAGGAAATTCGTACATCCGATGCTCAGTAGCAGAGAACAG GAAATTGACGAGTATATCTCGAAAGCCAAAGAACAAAGTTACAAGCAAGTTTTGGATATAGGTCAGAAGGGTGTTACAGTTCTGATGCAAACAGCAATCaag AGTGGCGGAGGTCTGGTCAACCAGCTGCGCAAGAGTTACAGCCTCAGCGACTTGAACGACGAGACCGATCACAGTCAGGAGGAGACCGACGTGGTCCCTGCCCGCCTGATCAGAAGGAGGAGCCCCCATAGGTCCTCGATGTACTTCTCGGAGATAGACGTGAGGTCTCAACAGGTGGCTCACGTACAATCCATCGACGATCTCAGCTCCGGCTACTCGAGCGGCGAGGCCCTGAGCATGGCTCAGTCCGTGAAGATACAGGGTAGGCCAGGTATATCTTCTACGGGGGGCTCGTTGGCCAGGTCCAAGTCCAGCAGGGTCACTAGGTCGACCACGATCTCCAAAAAGGCCTCTGACGGCGAA gtGAGTGACGATGACAGCGAGGTCTACGACACAAATGTCGTATTCCCCAACGGCCAGATAAATAAAACGAAAAAGATCCAAAACGAGTCATCAA GAGGTTATAAGTGCCACACTACCAAGGGTTAA
- the LOC123315212 gene encoding receptor expression-enhancing protein 4-like isoform X2, translated as MISSIISRLVILLFGTLYPAYASYKAVKTKNVKEYVKWMMYWIVFALFTSAETFTDVFLSWFPFYYEIKIVTVIWLLSPATKGSSILYRKFVHPMLSSREQEIDEYISKAKEQSYKQVLDIGQKGVTVLMQTAIKSGGGLVNQLRKSYSLSDLNDETDHSQEETDVVPARLIRRRSPHRSSMYFSEIDVRSQQVAHVQSIDDLSSGYSSGEALSMAQSVKIQGRPGISSTGGSLARSKSSRVTRSTTISKKASDGEVSDDDSEVYDTNVVFPNGQINKTKKIQNESSSENEFYESSDKLHDFLDVDIRNNSCPDVLTACENVKVNDLGRDVEISKSTDEKKVDVENSDKIAGRGGKYNKKAAPKPPSQCNYADNSDGTIKGTLILKPGIIRATTPGVANT; from the exons ATGATATCGTCAATAATCTCCAGATTAGTCAT ATTATTATTTGGCACTTTATACCCTGCATACGCTTCCTATAAGGCTGTTAAAACGAAGAACGTAAAAGAATAT GTGAAATGGATGATGTATTGGATAGTGTTCGCACTATTCACCAGCGCAGAAACTTTCACAGACGTCTTTCTCAGCTG gtTCCCTTTTTACTACGAGATCAAAATTGTTACTGTTATATGGCTTTTATCGCCGGCCACCAAAGGATCTAGTATTTTGTATAGGAAATTCGTACATCCGATGCTCAGTAGCAGAGAACAG GAAATTGACGAGTATATCTCGAAAGCCAAAGAACAAAGTTACAAGCAAGTTTTGGATATAGGTCAGAAGGGTGTTACAGTTCTGATGCAAACAGCAATCaag AGTGGCGGAGGTCTGGTCAACCAGCTGCGCAAGAGTTACAGCCTCAGCGACTTGAACGACGAGACCGATCACAGTCAGGAGGAGACCGACGTGGTCCCTGCCCGCCTGATCAGAAGGAGGAGCCCCCATAGGTCCTCGATGTACTTCTCGGAGATAGACGTGAGGTCTCAACAGGTGGCTCACGTACAATCCATCGACGATCTCAGCTCCGGCTACTCGAGCGGCGAGGCCCTGAGCATGGCTCAGTCCGTGAAGATACAGGGTAGGCCAGGTATATCTTCTACGGGGGGCTCGTTGGCCAGGTCCAAGTCCAGCAGGGTCACTAGGTCGACCACGATCTCCAAAAAGGCCTCTGACGGCGAA gtGAGTGACGATGACAGCGAGGTCTACGACACAAATGTCGTATTCCCCAACGGCCAGATAAATAAAACGAAAAAGATCCAAAACGAGTCATCAAGTGAGAACGAGTTCTACGAATCCTCGGATAAGTTGCATGACTTTCTTGATGTAGACATTCGAAATAATTCCTGTCCGGACGTTTTAACAGCATGCGAGAATGTCAAAGTTAACGATTTGGGAAGAGACGTAGAAATTTCTAAAAGCACCGACGAAAAGAAGGTGGACGTTGAAAATTCGGATAAAATCGCGGGTAGAGGGGGGAAATACAACAAAAAGGCTGCGCCTAAGCCGCCTTCACAATGTAACTATGCAGATAATTCCGATGGTACTATCAAAGGTACCCTGATATTAAAACCAGGAATAATCAGAGCTACCACTCCAGGCGTGGCCAATACAT GA
- the LOC123315212 gene encoding uncharacterized protein LOC123315212 isoform X1 — protein MISSIISRLVILLFGTLYPAYASYKAVKTKNVKEYVKWMMYWIVFALFTSAETFTDVFLSWFPFYYEIKIVTVIWLLSPATKGSSILYRKFVHPMLSSREQEIDEYISKAKEQSYKQVLDIGQKGVTVLMQTAIKSGGGLVNQLRKSYSLSDLNDETDHSQEETDVVPARLIRRRSPHRSSMYFSEIDVRSQQVAHVQSIDDLSSGYSSGEALSMAQSVKIQGRPGISSTGGSLARSKSSRVTRSTTISKKASDGEVSDDDSEVYDTNVVFPNGQINKTKKIQNESSSENEFYESSDKLHDFLDVDIRNNSCPDVLTACENVKVNDLGRDVEISKSTDEKKVDVENSDKIAGRGGKYNKKAAPKPPSQCNYADNSDGTIKGTLILKPGIIRATTPGVANTCKEIFLQSPKFRRRNKQYFTSPKLAFDACSKMNVTTETPLRNADNKMKLLSPCPTSPDRKLPLKCRSEIDLNSPNLKAIPRKDSKMASTRRLCVNLLRSKSFHLAGDK, from the exons ATGATATCGTCAATAATCTCCAGATTAGTCAT ATTATTATTTGGCACTTTATACCCTGCATACGCTTCCTATAAGGCTGTTAAAACGAAGAACGTAAAAGAATAT GTGAAATGGATGATGTATTGGATAGTGTTCGCACTATTCACCAGCGCAGAAACTTTCACAGACGTCTTTCTCAGCTG gtTCCCTTTTTACTACGAGATCAAAATTGTTACTGTTATATGGCTTTTATCGCCGGCCACCAAAGGATCTAGTATTTTGTATAGGAAATTCGTACATCCGATGCTCAGTAGCAGAGAACAG GAAATTGACGAGTATATCTCGAAAGCCAAAGAACAAAGTTACAAGCAAGTTTTGGATATAGGTCAGAAGGGTGTTACAGTTCTGATGCAAACAGCAATCaag AGTGGCGGAGGTCTGGTCAACCAGCTGCGCAAGAGTTACAGCCTCAGCGACTTGAACGACGAGACCGATCACAGTCAGGAGGAGACCGACGTGGTCCCTGCCCGCCTGATCAGAAGGAGGAGCCCCCATAGGTCCTCGATGTACTTCTCGGAGATAGACGTGAGGTCTCAACAGGTGGCTCACGTACAATCCATCGACGATCTCAGCTCCGGCTACTCGAGCGGCGAGGCCCTGAGCATGGCTCAGTCCGTGAAGATACAGGGTAGGCCAGGTATATCTTCTACGGGGGGCTCGTTGGCCAGGTCCAAGTCCAGCAGGGTCACTAGGTCGACCACGATCTCCAAAAAGGCCTCTGACGGCGAA gtGAGTGACGATGACAGCGAGGTCTACGACACAAATGTCGTATTCCCCAACGGCCAGATAAATAAAACGAAAAAGATCCAAAACGAGTCATCAAGTGAGAACGAGTTCTACGAATCCTCGGATAAGTTGCATGACTTTCTTGATGTAGACATTCGAAATAATTCCTGTCCGGACGTTTTAACAGCATGCGAGAATGTCAAAGTTAACGATTTGGGAAGAGACGTAGAAATTTCTAAAAGCACCGACGAAAAGAAGGTGGACGTTGAAAATTCGGATAAAATCGCGGGTAGAGGGGGGAAATACAACAAAAAGGCTGCGCCTAAGCCGCCTTCACAATGTAACTATGCAGATAATTCCGATGGTACTATCAAAGGTACCCTGATATTAAAACCAGGAATAATCAGAGCTACCACTCCAGGCGTGGCCAATACATGTAAGGAAATATTTTTGCAATCCCCCAAGTTTAGACGGAGGAACAAACAGTACTTCACCTCCCCTAAACTAGCTTTCGATGCTTGTTCTAAGATGAACGTAACGACAGAAACGCCTTTGAGAAACGCCGACAACAAGATGAAACTGCTCTCCCCTTGCCCCACATCTCCTGATAGAAAACTGCCCCTAAAATGTAGAAGTGAGATTGATTTGAATAGTCCTAATCTAAAAGCCATTCCTCGTAAGGATTCAAAGATGGCATCGACGAGAAGGTTGTGTGTGAATCTTCTGAGATCCAAAAGTTTCCACTTGGCCGGCGATAAATAG
- the LOC123316036 gene encoding uncharacterized protein LOC123316036: protein MWTSSNLTIWCLLISSVLIIGIECTRNLTRSEWYRTRRQVACDGFRCRNGECIDEDSKCDGRADCQDGSDETDSCKNLMCRGNIFRCKYGACISRKLECDGKNDCRDGSDETSPKCANVLSSKCKSDEFQCKNKQCINADNKCDGTPHCSDLSDETEEACLKFPCPGYTFKCKYGACISRKGRCNGIFECFDGSDESRETCGDSFITPAVTQATSQTSVTPPTTSSGKPRPPNIFTPGSCILPPKVENGNWSVWPISLYDYQPGDLVMAGTTIEINCRKGHIVSETESQSTLSICAENTGWTITNPKCIQICQPIETSSTTIVTCTNNGVEISCKAPTEGTTARFVCPLFYELSTTFSNIRVCSEGTWDDDRPHCKPVCGQKSVKIKELIIGGQRVKKGFYPWTIALYKRHNETDFSLVCGGSLITERIVITAAHCVTNLQGRKREKELYRVAAGKYYRSYDHVNDTDAEFSEIEEIFVYERYKASTLHYVGDIAILVTKEAFNASQFIQRVCIDWDPYSLYEGRLLNTSGVVTGWGYTVRGGELSEVLKEIYLPYVDYNQCFDATPDEFKAYVREDKMCAGYIDRGVGVCEGDSGGGLAFQRPDNNRFYLRGIVSIAPLVNGSCNEYRYAFYTKISSYIRFISPIVLRYKQKMSDTMWTSSNSTIWCLLISSVLIIGIECTRNFTRSAWYRRQRQLHCDGKIPSLPLILDEGFKCRDGECIDRVFACDGKADCKDGSDETESYCPLLTCANSLFFRCKYGACIRKNLECDGKNDCIDGSDETSPNCVNDVSSKCKSNEFQCKNKQCISADNKCDGTPHCSDLSDETEEACLKFPCPGYTFKCKYGACISRKGRCNGIFECFDGSDESRETCGDSFITPAVTQATSHTLVTPLTTSSGKPRPPNVFTPGSCILPPKIENGHWSIWPISLYDYQPGDLVMVGTTIEINCRKGHVVSETESQSTLSICAENTGWTITNPKCIQICPPIETSSTTTVTCRNNGVEISCKAPTEGTTAKFVCPQFYELSTTFSNIRVCSEGSWDDDIPHCKPVCGQKSVKIKELIIGGQKVKKGFYPWTIALYQRHNETFTHICGGTLITERIVITAAHCVTNLQGQKKEKELFKVAAGKYYRSYDNVNDTDAEFSEIEEIFVYEHYKASTLHYEGDIAIIVTKVAFNASQAIQRICIDWDPYSLYEGRLLNTSGVVTGWGYTVRGAEPSEVLKEIYLPYVDYNQCFDATPDEFKAYVREDKMCAGYIDRGVGVCEGDSGGGLAFQRPDNNRFYLRGIVSTAPLVNGSCNEYRYAFYTKISSYIRFILPIVLRYKVEKVQTENTNNFAKKKPR, encoded by the exons ATGTGGACATCATCAAATTTGACTATATGGTGTCTTTTAATTTCGA gTGTTTTAATCATCGGTATAGAGTGTACAAGGAATTTGACCAGGTCAGAATGGTATAGGACTCGACGTCAAGTAGCTTGTGACGG ATTTAGGTGTAGAAATGGAGAATGTATAGATGAAGATTCAAAATGCGACGGAAGAGCTGACTGCCAAGATGGAAGTGACGAGACAGATAGTTGCAAAAATTTGAT GTGTAGAGGCaacatattcagatgtaaatatGGGGCTTGTATCAGCAGAAAATTGGAGTGTGATGGTAAAAACGATTGCAGAGATGGATCTGATGAAACTAGTCCAAAATGTGCCAACGTCTTGAGCTCTAAATGCAA ATCGGATGAGTTCCAGTGTAAAAACAAACAGTGCATAAATGCAGACAACAAATGTGATGGCACCCCTCATTGTTCAGATTTGAGCGACGAAACCGAAGAAGCTTGTCTGAAGTTTCCCTGCCCAGGATATACCTTCAAATGCAAATATGGCGCATGTATATCTCGTAAAGGTCGATGCAATGGCATCTTCGAGTGCTTCGATGGGTCTGACGAAAGCAGAGAGACCTGTGGTGATTCTTTCATAACCCCTGCAGTCACCCAAGCTACTTCGCAGACTTCAGTGACTCCTCCAACTACATCCTCAGGCAAACCCAGACCTCCAAATATTTTCACACC GGGAAGCTGCATTTTGCCACCAAAAGTAGAAAATGGCAACTGGTCAGTATGGCCAATATCATTGTACGACTATCAACCTGGTGATTTGGTCATGGCAGGCACAACAATCGAGATAAATTGCAGGAAGGGTCACATTGTATCTGAAACCGAGAGTCAGAGCACGCTGAGTATCTGCGCCGAAAATACAGGGTGGACGATCACCAACCCCAAATGTATAC AAATCTGCCAACCAATCGAAACTTCATCTACCACCATCGTCACTTGTACGAACAATGGCGTTGAAATAAGCTGTAAAGCTCCTACTGAAGGTACCACAGCAAGGTTCGTTTGTCCTCTATTCTACGAGTTGTCGACGACTTTCAGCAATATCAGAGTATGTTCTGAGGGTACTTGGGACGATGATAGACCGCACTGTAAACCAG TATGCGGCCAGAAGAGTGTCAAAATTAAGGAATTGATAATAGGCGGACAGAGGGTAAAAAAAGGGTTTTACCCATGGACCATCGCCCTCTACAAACGTCACAATGAAACTGATTTTTCTCTCGTATGCGGAGGTTCTCTCATCACTGAAAGAATTGTAATCACAG CTGCACATTGTGTCACAAACCTTCAAGGACGAAAGAGAGAAAAGgaactatacagggtggcagCAGGAAAATACTATAGGTCCTACGACCATGTGAATGACACAGATGCTGAGTTTTCCGAG ATAgaggaaatttttgtttatgaaCGTTACAAGGCGTCTACTTTGCACTATGTAGGAGACATAGCCATTCTTGTTACCAAAGAAGCATTCAACGCATCCCAATTCATACAGAGGGTGTGTATTGATTGGGACCCCTATTCTTTGTATGAGGGAAGATTGCTGAATACGAGCGGGGTG GTAACAGGCTGGGGGTACACTGTCAGAGGAGGCGAACTATCTGAAGTTCTGAAGGAAATCTATCTACCGTACGTTGATTACAATCAATGCTTTGATGCAACTCCTGACGAATTCAAAGCATATGTAAGGGAGGATAAAATGTGCGCTGGGTATATTGACAGAG GTGTTGGAGTTTGTGAAGGAGACAGTGGAGGTGGACTAGCCTTTCAAAGACCAGACAATAATCGATTTTATCTTAGGGGAATTGTCAGTATAGCCCCTCTGGTGAATGGTAGTTGTAATGAATACAGATACGCTTTCTACACAAAGATATCCAGCTATATTAGGTTCATTTCACCAATTGTGCTGCGATACAAACAGAAAA TGTCTGATACGATGTGGACATCATCAAATTCGACTATATGGTGTCTTTTAATTTCGA GTGTTTTAATCATCGGTATAGAGTGTACAAGGAATTTCACCAGGTCAGCATGGTACAGAAGGCAACGTCAATTGCATTGTGACGGGAAAATACCTTCCTTACCTTTAATTTTAGATGAAGG ATTTAAGTGCAGAGATGGAGAATGTATAGATCGAGTATTTGCATGCGACGGAAAAGCTGACTGCAAAGATGGAAGTGACGAAACAGAAAGTTATTGCCCATTGTTGAC GTGTGCAAACAGCCTATTTTTTAGATGTAAATATGGGGCTTGTATCAGAAAAAACTTGGAGTGTGATGGAAAAAATGATTGCATTGATGGATCTGATGAAACTAGTCCAAACTGTGTCAACGATGTGAGCTCTAAATGCAA ATCGAATGAGTTCCAGTGTAAAAACAAACAGTGCATAAGTGCTGACAACAAATGTGATGGCACTCCCCATTGTTCAGATTTGAGCGATGAGACAGAGGAAGCTTGTCTGAAGTTTCCCTGCCCAGGATATACCTTCAAATGCAAATATGGCGCATGTATATCCCGTAAAGGTCGATGCAATGGCATCTTCGAATGCTTCGATGGGTCTGACGAAAGCAGGGAGACCTGTGGTGATTCTTTCATAACCCCTGCAGTCACCCAAGCTACTTCACATACTCTAGTGACTCCCCTAACTACATCCTCAGGCAAACCCCGACCTCCAAATGTTTTCACACC GGGAAGCTGCATTTTGCCACCAAAAATAGAAAATGGCCACTGGTCAATATGGCCAATATCACTGTACGACTATCAACCTGGTGATTTGGTCATGGTAGGCACAACAATTGAGATAAATTGCAGGAAGGGTCACGTAGTATCTGAGACTGAGAGTCAGAGCACGCTGAGTATCTGCGCCGAAAATACAGGGTGGACGATCACCAACCCCAAATGTATAC AAATCTGCCCACCAATCGAAACTTCATCTACCACCACGGTAACATGTAGAAACAATGGAGTTGAAATAAGCTGTAAAGCTCCTACTGAAGGTACCACTGCAAAGTTCGTTTGCCCTCAATTCTACGAGTTGTCGACGACTTTCAGCAATATCAGAGTATGTTCTGAGGGTTCTTGGGACGATGATATACCGCATTGTAAACCAG TATGCGGCCAGAAGAGTGTCAAAATCAAGGAATTGATAATAGGTGGACAGAAGGTGAAAAAAGGGTTTTACCCATGGACAATTGCCCTCTACCAACGTCACAATGAAACTTTTACCCACATCTGTGGAGGTACTCTCATCACTGAAAGAATTGTAATCACAG CTGCACATTGTGTTACAAACCTTCAAGGacaaaagaaagaaaaagaacTTTTTAAGGTGGCGGCAGGAAAATACTATAGGTCTTACGACAATGTGAATGACACAGATGCAGAGTTTTCCGAG ATAGAGGAAATCTTTGTTTATGAACATTACAAGGCGTCTACTTTACATTATGAAGGAGATATAGCAATTATAGTTACCAAAGTAGCATTCAATGCATCCCAAGCCATACAGAGGATATGCATTGATTGGGATCCCTATTCCTTGTATGAGGGAAGATTGCTGAATACGAGCGGAGTG GTAACAGGCTGGGGGTACACTGTTAGAGGAGCTGAACCATCTGAAGTTCTGAAGGAAATCTATCTACCGTACGTTGATTACAATCAATGTTTTGATGCAACTCCTGACGAATTCAAAGCATACGTAAGGGAGGATAAAATGTGCGCTGGGTATATTGACAGAG GTGTTGGAGTTTGCGAAGGAGACAGTGGAGGTGGACTAGCCTTTCAAAGACCAGACAATAATCGATTTTATCTTAGGGGAATTGTCAGTACAGCTCCTTTGGTGAATGGTAGTTGTAATGAATACAGATACGCTTTCTACACAAAGATATCCAGCTATATTAGGTTCATTTTACCAATAGTGCTGCGGTACAAGGTAGAAAAAGTTCAAACAGAAAATACTAACAATTTCGCTAAGAAGAAGCCTAGGTAA
- the LOC123315212 gene encoding receptor expression-enhancing protein 1-like isoform X4, whose product MISSIISRLVILLFGTLYPAYASYKAVKTKNVKEYVKWMMYWIVFALFTSAETFTDVFLSWFPFYYEIKIVTVIWLLSPATKGSSILYRKFVHPMLSSREQEIDEYISKAKEQSYKQVLDIGQKGVTVLMQTAIKSGGGLVNQLRKSYSLSDLNDETDHSQEETDVVPARLIRRRSPHRSSMYFSEIDVRSQQVAHVQSIDDLSSGYSSGEALSMAQSVKIQGRPGISSTGGSLARSKSSRVTRSTTISKKASDGEEVISATLPRVKKTTKKKTI is encoded by the exons ATGATATCGTCAATAATCTCCAGATTAGTCAT ATTATTATTTGGCACTTTATACCCTGCATACGCTTCCTATAAGGCTGTTAAAACGAAGAACGTAAAAGAATAT GTGAAATGGATGATGTATTGGATAGTGTTCGCACTATTCACCAGCGCAGAAACTTTCACAGACGTCTTTCTCAGCTG gtTCCCTTTTTACTACGAGATCAAAATTGTTACTGTTATATGGCTTTTATCGCCGGCCACCAAAGGATCTAGTATTTTGTATAGGAAATTCGTACATCCGATGCTCAGTAGCAGAGAACAG GAAATTGACGAGTATATCTCGAAAGCCAAAGAACAAAGTTACAAGCAAGTTTTGGATATAGGTCAGAAGGGTGTTACAGTTCTGATGCAAACAGCAATCaag AGTGGCGGAGGTCTGGTCAACCAGCTGCGCAAGAGTTACAGCCTCAGCGACTTGAACGACGAGACCGATCACAGTCAGGAGGAGACCGACGTGGTCCCTGCCCGCCTGATCAGAAGGAGGAGCCCCCATAGGTCCTCGATGTACTTCTCGGAGATAGACGTGAGGTCTCAACAGGTGGCTCACGTACAATCCATCGACGATCTCAGCTCCGGCTACTCGAGCGGCGAGGCCCTGAGCATGGCTCAGTCCGTGAAGATACAGGGTAGGCCAGGTATATCTTCTACGGGGGGCTCGTTGGCCAGGTCCAAGTCCAGCAGGGTCACTAGGTCGACCACGATCTCCAAAAAGGCCTCTGACGGCGAA GAGGTTATAAGTGCCACACTACCAAGGGTTAAGAAGACAACCAAGAAGAAAACTATATAA